In Limanda limanda chromosome 23, fLimLim1.1, whole genome shotgun sequence, a genomic segment contains:
- the rgn gene encoding regucalcin — protein sequence MSSVQVECVVKSSALIGEGPVWEESEQMLLFVDIAGKKIHRWSPTTNQIQSMDTGDTVSFAVPRRSGGYVAGVGRSIVAVDWSTQAMTSLVEVDEDKPNNRLNDGKVDVIGRLLAGTMGKEQRRQGALFSVTSDLSVNSHLSQVDISNGMDWSLDHKTFFYIDSLSLTVDAFDYDLNTGRLGNRRMVYCMQEGEGLPDGMTVDAEGRLWVACYNGGRVINIDPATGVRLQTVSLPVMNITSCCFGGSDYSDLYVTSASLGLEQSESRQQPLAGHTFRVRGLGVKGRPSNAFSG from the exons ATGTCTTCAGTACAGGTGGAATGCGTGGTGAAATCCAGTGCTCTGATTGGGGAAGGACCAGTGTGGGAGGAGTCTGAGCAGATGCTGCTGTTTGTGGACATCGCTGGAAAGAAGATTCACCGCTGGAGTCCAACAACCAATCAGATCCAGTCTATGGACACCG gtGACACAGTGAGCTTTGCCGTCCCTCGGAGGTCCGGTGGTTATGTAGCAGGTGTCGGTCGCAGCATCGTGGCTGTTGATTGGTCGACTCAGGCCATGACATCACTGGTGGAGGTGGATGAggacaaaccaaacaacagACTGAACGACGGGAAGGTGGATGTCATTGGGCGACTGTTGGCAG GTACGATGGGGAAAGAGCAGAGACGGCAGGGGGCGCTattctctgtgacctctgacctcagcgtGAATTCGCACCTGAGCCAG gtAGACATATCTAATGGAATGGACTGGTCTTTGGATCACAAGACATTTTTCTACATCGACTCTTTGTCTCTGACAGTCGATGCCTTCGACTACGACTTGAACACTGGTCGCCTTG GTAACCGTCGAATGGTGTACTGTAtgcaggagggggaggggcttcCTGACGGGATGACGGTTGATGCTGAAGGTCGTCTCTGGGTCGCCTGTTACAACGGAGGAAGAGTCATCAACATCGACCCTGCTACTG GTGTGCGGCTGCAGACCGTCTCTCTCCCAGTGATGAACATCACTTCGTGTTGTTTTGGAGGTTCAGACTACTCTGACCTCTATGTGACCTCAGCTAGTCTGGGCCTTGAGCAATCAGAGAGCAGACAGCAGCCACTGGCCGGACACACCTTCAGG GTGAGAGGActgggggtcaaaggtcgaccTTCAAACGCATTCTCAGGATGA
- the vps16 gene encoding vacuolar protein sorting-associated protein 16 homolog, whose protein sequence is MAFITANWNPLGEAFYRKSELFDMSWNIRDGLRDSLVAAAPYGGPIALLKEPHRRSPSSRPQLEIYSASGVAVASFPWKSGPVVQLGWSVTDELLCVQEDGSVLIYDLFGSFKRHFSMGQEVVQTQVLEAKVFHSPYGTGVAIVTGSSRFTLATNIDDLKLRRLPEVPGLQGKPSCWVVLTQDRQTKVLLSIGPELFILDNTSCTAVCPPGLGPQGGSIVHMSVSFSYKYLALYTDTGHLWTGPSHLQDKLSEIDTKKTTTPKQMVWCRRPKSQQPSVVLMWDRLLLVAGVCGDSIQFPVEDPCVLVGELDGVRVISSSNQELLQEVPLVCQEIFKIASMAPGALLLEAHREYQKSSQKADEYLREIKEQSMLGEAVRQCVEAAGHEYDSNTQRSLLRAASFGKCFLTDFSPDHFVSTCRELRVLNAVRENAVGLPLTHTQFKQMTLQVLIDRLVYRQFYPLAIEICRYLKIPDYQGVSRVLKHWASCKVQQKDLSDEAIARAVCVKVGDSPGVSYSHIAAKAYECGRTELAIKLLDFEARSGEQVPLLLKMKRSQLALSKAVESGDTDLVYTVVTYLKNEMNRGDFFMTLRNQPVALSLYRQFCKLQEQETLKDLYNQDDDHQELANYYVTSSYREKRLESRLSLLQSAVDEYNKAKNDFSSKATEEEMRLLRFQRKLDDEKGAGLLGLSLQGTMEALLSLGLHKQTEQLYRDFRVPDKRYWWLKLKSLAEKEEWEELEKFSKSKKSPIGYLAFVDVCMKCNNKYEAKKYVSKVTPEQKVKAHLAVSDLEGAADAAIERRNEAEMGAVLSRCSASDRLLIDRLNRAAAAKK, encoded by the exons taaaTCAGAGCTTTTcgacatgagctggaacatacGTGATGGACTGAGAGACAGTTTGGTGGCTGCAGCACCGTACGGAGGACCGATAG ctctCCTCAAAGAACCTCACAGACGTTCTCCAAGTTCTCGTCCTCAACTGGAAATTTATTCTGCATCTGGAGTCGCTGTTGCCAGTTTTCCT tggaAAAGTGGACCTGTGGTCCAGTTGGGTTGGTCGGTCACTGACGAGTTGTTGTGTGTTCAAGAAGACGGATCAGTTCTGATCTATGATCTGTTCGGATCCTTCAAGAGACACTTCAGTATGGGTCAG GAAGTGGTCCAGACTCAGGTGTTGGAGGCCAAAGTGTTTCACTCTCCTTATGGAACAGGTGTTGCCATAGTAACCGGCTCCTCTCGCTTCACCTTAGCCACCAACATTGACGACCTGAAGCTCCGCAGATTACCTGAGGTCCCAG gTCTTCAGGGGAAGCCATCTTGTTGGGTCGTCCTGACTCAGGACAGACAGACCAAAGTTCTTCTGTCCATCGGACCTGAACTCTTCATCCTGGACAACACGTCCTGTACTGCTGTG tGTCCTCCAGGTCTCGGTCCACAGGGGGGCAGCATCGTCCACATGTCTGTGTCTTTCAGCTATAAATATCTGGCTCTCTATACTGACACGGGACACCTGTGGACAGGCCCCTCCCACCTCCAG GACAAACTGAGTGAAATTGACACCAAGAAAACGACGACTCCCAAACAGATGGTGTG gTGTCGCAGACCAAAGAGTCAGCAGCCGTCTGTGGTGCTGATGTGGGACAGACTCCTCCTGGTGGCCGGAGTCTGCGGTGACAGCATCCA GTTCCCTGTGGAGGATCCCTGTGTTCTGGTCGGAGAACTTGATGGAGTTCGGGTTATCAGCTCCTCCAATCAGGAGCTTCTTCAGGAGGTTCCTCTGGTCTGTCAGGAAATCTTCAAGATCGCTTCCATGGCTCCTGgagctctgctgctggaggcgCACCGCGAGTACcag aagtcCAGTCAGAAGGCTGATGAGTACCTCAGGGAGATCAAAGAGCAAAGCATGTTGGGAGAAGCAGTCAGACAGTGTGTGGAGGCGGCAGGTCACGAGTACGACTCCAACACCCAGAGGTCTTTGCTGCGG gcgGCGTCCTTCGGGAAGTGTTTCCTGACGGACTTCAGTCCGGATCATTTTGTGTCGACCTGCCGAGAACTGCGAGTCCTGAACGCCGTCAGAGAGAACGCCGTGGGTCTGCCGCTCACACACACCCA gTTTAAACAGATGACTCTGCAGGTGCTGATAGACCG gctgGTGTATCGACAGTTTTATCCGTTAGCGATAGAAATCTGTCGTTACCTGAAGATTCCTGATTATCAGGGCGTCAGTCGGGTCCTTAAACACTGGGCGTCCTGTAAG GTGCAGCAGAAGGACCTATCGGATGAGGCCATTGCCCGAGcggtgtgtgtgaaggtgggAGACTCACCGGGGGTTTCGTATTCGCACATCGCAGCGAAAGCCTACGAGTGTGGACGCACTGAGCTCGCAATCAAG CTGTTGGACTTTGAGGCTCGATCTGGAGAACAGGTCCCTCTGCtgttgaagatgaagaggagtcaGTTGGCTCTGAGCAAAGCTGTGGAGAGTGGGGACACGGACCTGG TTTACACTGTCGTGACTTACCTGAAGAATGAGATGAACAGAGGAGATTTCTTCATGACTCTGAGGAACCAACCAGTCGCCCTCAGCCTCTACAGACAG ttctgTAAACTTCAGGAACAGGAAACTCTGAAGGATCTTTATAATCAGGACGATGATCATCAGGAACTCGCAAACTACTACGTGACATCCAGTTATAGAGAGAAG aggttaGAGAGCCGTCTGTCTCTCCTGCAGAGCGCTGTGGACGAATACAACAAAGCAAAAAACGATTTTTCATCAAAG gccactgaggaggagatgcgTCTCCTTCGTTTTCAACGAAAGCTGGATGACGAGAAGGGGGCGGGTCTACTTGGACTGTCACTccag GGGACCATGGAGGCTTTACTGTCGTTAGGTCTTCACAAACAAACGGAACAACTCTACCGAGACTTCAGAGTCCCAGACAAGAG GTATTGGTGGTTGAAACTGAAGTCTCTGGCGGAGAAGGAAGAGTGGGAGGAGTTAGAGAAGTTCTCAAAGAGCAAGAAGTCTCCTATTGGCTACCTG GCCTTTGTGGACGTTTGTATGAAGTGTAACAACAAGTACGAAGCTAAGAAGTACGTTTCCAAGGTAACTCCTGAGCAGAAGGTCAAAGCTCACCTGGCGGTCAG TGACCTTGAGGGAGCAGCAGACGCTGCCATCGAGCGCAGGAATGAGGCAGAGATGGGGGCTGTCCTTTCCAGATGCTCCGCCTCTGACCGGCTGCTGATTGACAGGCTGAACCGAGCTGCAGCTGCCAAGAAGTGA